Genomic segment of Vibrio natriegens NBRC 15636 = ATCC 14048 = DSM 759:
GTTCAGCAGATCTAGTATCTATCGGTCCAATGCTGCAAGGTATGCGCAAGCCTGTAAACGACCTGTCTCGTGGCGCGCTAGTAGACGACATCGTGTACACAATCGCTCTAACAGCAATCCAAGCAACTCAAGAACAGAAGTAATTCTTTTCTCTGCTTGATTGAATATTCAAAGCCCTCGATTCGTCGAGGGCTTTTTTGTTGCGAGTTTACTGAGCTGGTTACGAAATAGCTAAGAACATCACCCCGCCGATAATCACACACCCGATCATCACTGGCGCGACTCGGTGCCATAACCTCCTCTCGCCTAAAGCCACCACCATTCCCATTTTCACTATGGTATTTACCGAAGCGGCAATGAGGATACCCAGCGCCGCGGTGGTTACACTCAAGTGCAGGACACTTTGCCGACCAAGAGCCAATGAAATTGCATCCACATCAGTGATACCTGACACTGCTGAGAGCATCAAAACCCCCGCATCGCCAAACCAATCTGAGAGTGCATGTGAGAGCAACATGATCACCGCCAGTACAACACCAAAAAAGAGAGCGGACTGCAAAGCAAGAGGATTAGTTTGCTTGTTTGATTGCTCCACCTTTTCCATTTCACACCGTCTCCATATCCACCAAGCCGGTAAGTAAAGTGCAACCATCATCGCGAGTACGATTGGCCAAAGCATTTTCACTAATGGAGGGTTAATGACAGAGAGTATGAACAAGAGCCGTGGGAACATGGTTCCACAACTTATTAAGATGCCACTTGCCAGCAGCGGGCTAATTGCAGGCTGTTCACGAGACAGATGGGAAAACTGTAGAGTCAATGCCGTTGAAGAACTGAGGCCAGCAAAAACGGACGTAAATAAAATCCCCCGCTTCGCGCCGCCAATTTTAATCGCAAAGTAGCCAACAAAAGAAATACTGGCGATCAACACGACCATCCACCATATCTCGTAAGGGTTTAAAGCTTTCCATGGCCCATAAGTTTTATCAGGTAAGAGTGGAAGTAAAACAATAGAAATGAGAAGTAAGCGCAGAGCTGCATCTAATTCGTACTCTTGTAACTTTTGCAACGCCTCGTGGAGCTCTCTCTTATTATCCAGAACCAGAGCGGTTATCACGGCCGCGGATGCAGCAAGTACCGCTTCGCCAGCCACCGCTAAACTGCCTAAAACGAACGTCACCAGCAGACTTACTAAGCCAGTGATACTGACATCACCGCTGTTCTTTTGCTTAACAAAAAACGCGATGCAAGCCAAAATCACCAGCGCGATCAGGGCAAAGCCAAGCAGTAACGGGGAATAGTGGGAAGCGAGAATTGCAACCAGACCACCAAGCAAGCCGACCAAAGAATAAGTACGAATACCTGCGACCCGGCTGCCTTCAACACTATTGCGCTTCACCCATCCGCGCTGAATGCCAATTATCGACCCTAACAGAAGAGCAATCAGCAAATTCCAGATTTGATGCTCGCCAGATGCAAACTCGTTGATATCCATACCTCACCTCGCTAAAAGATCGGTTCTATATCATTAGTTTATGTCATGTACTGGAATAATCTGTGATGCTTGGGGAAATAACCGATAAAACAGCGTATTAATGCATATCGCTTTAGTAAGGAGATAACAAAGCGCCATAGAAAATGACGCTTTATAAGAAGAGCTAATTTGAAAGTGGTTCACGACCGTGAGGCGACTCTAAATCTAAGTCCGGGCCTTTTGGTACAACCTGTGTTGGGTTGATTCCTGTATGACTGAAATAGTAATGACGTTTAATGTGGTAGAAATCCGTTGTCTCTGCCACACCATCTACTTGATAGAGTTCTTTTAAGTAGCCCTGAATATTGGTGTAATCCGCAATGCGCTTTTTATTACATTTAAAGTGGCCAACATACACAGCATCAAAACGTACTAATGTAGTAAACAGACGCCAGTCTGCCTCGGTGATCTGATTGCCTGTTAAATAACGATGTGTCGCCAGATGCGTATCAATTTTATCTAACGCAGAAAACAGTGAATCAAAAGCTTCTTCATACGCTTCCTGAGTTGTCGCAAAACCACAACGATAAACCCCATTATTCACATTCGGATAGATAAAATCATTCCACTCATCAATAGAGGCTTGCAAATATTCAGGGTAGTAATCATCTTCGTTACCCGTTAACCCATTAAATGCTGAGTTGAACATACGGATAATCTCAGAAGATTCATTGGATACGATCGTATTGGTTTTTTTATCCCATAAGACAGGAACGGTCACACGCCCACTATAGTCTGGCTTAGCTTGGGTATAAATTTGATGCATACGCGTATGGCCAAACAATGGCTCAGGTAAGCCCATCTGCCAGCCTTGGCTAAGCATGTCCGGACAAACAACCGTGACATCAATATGCTGTTCTAGCCCTTTGAGTTTTCGGAAAATAAGAGTTCGGTGCGCCCAGGGGCAAGCAAGAGAAACATACAAATGGTAACGACCAGATTCTGGCTGGAATTCTGCATCCGGCTCATTCTTGATCCAATTACGAAAACCTGCGTCTTCGCGGACAAATTTACCGCCGCTTGATTTCGTATCGTACCAGACGTCATGCCAAACACCTTCGACCAATTTACCCATCTTCGTTCTCCTCTCGTTCTATTTTCCTCTATATTAGCGATTCGTGACGAACAGAAAACAACCGGGCTTCGGACATGACGTTCAAGAAATTTGAATAAGTGCTCGGTTAGACATAAAAAAAGCGCGCCCCTAATTAAAGAGCCGCGCTTAAGCCCGTCACAGGCTGAATGACCTACACTTGAACGTGTAAACAAGATACCGCATGAACATCGTTACCTTGAATCGTCGGTTTTGTCTTCGCACATTCTTCCGTGGCCTGTGGGCAACGAGTACGGAAGACACAACCCGATGGTGGGTTGATTGGCGAAGGAAGATCACCTTCCAGCATTTGGATTTTCTTTTGACGTTCGATATTCGGATCTGGAATTGGTACAGCCGACATCAATGCACGCGTGTATGGGTGTTTAGGATCAGCAAATAGTGCGTCAGCTTCTCCAAGCTCTACGGCGTTACCCAAATACATAACCAGAACACGGTCAGAGATATGTTTTACCACAGACAGATCGTGTGCAATGAATACCAAAGATAAACCAAGCTCTTTCTGAAGCTCTTTAAGCAAGTTCACAACCTGAGCCTGTATCGATACATCCAGTGCTGATACAGGTTCGTCACAGATGATCATTTTTGGCTTAAGGATAAGCGCACGTGCGATACCAATACGCTGACACTGGCCACCAGAGAACTCGTGCGGATAGCGGTTGATCACGTTTGGTAGCAGACCTACTTTCGCCATCATCTCTTTAACACGATCTTTGATCTCTTGCTTTGAAAGCTCTGGATAAAAGGTTTCTAGCGGCTCAGCAATGATGTCACCAACCGTCATACGCGGGTTCAGAGAAGCCAAAGGATCCTGGAAAATCATTTGGATTTCTTTACGCGTTTCACGGCGCTGAACATCTTTCATCTTAGTCAGGTCTTGACCTAACCACACCACTTCGCCGTCAGTCGCTTCTACCAAGCCGATGATAGCGCGCGCAAACGTCGACTTACCGCAGCCTGATTCACCTACAACGCCCAGAGTTTCACCTTCGTACAGACGGACATTAACACCATCGACTGCTTTTAGGTTTGAAGGCTTAGACCAAGGCCATGCTGATTTTGCTGCAATGCTAAAGTGAACTTTAAGTTCTTTAACATCGAGTAGTAATGATTTATCTACACTCATTTTTTCCAAGCCTCCCACTGCGAAAAACATGCGCGCTGACGACCATCACCAAACGGTGTCAGAATTGGCGCTTCTTGCTTACAACGGTCCATTACACGGTGGCAACGTTCCTGATAAGGACAGCCAGGTGGTAGGCGAAGTAAGTTTGGTGGGTTGCCCGGAATAGTTGGCAGGATCTCACCTTCAGTATCTAAACGAGGAATCGCCTTCAGCAGGCCTTCTGCGTATGGGTGGCTCGGATTGTAGAAGATTTCATCAACTGTTCCGTATTCCATTGTACGGCCAGCGTACATAACCAATACTTTGTCACAAGAACCCGCAACAACACCCAGATCGTGCGTGATCATGATGATTGCGGTATTAAACTCGTCTTTCAGTTCGTTAAGCAGATCCATGATCTGCGCCTGAACGGTTACGTCTAGTGCCGTTGTCGGTTCATCAGCAATCAACAGTTTAGGACGACATAACAGCGCCATTGCGATCATTACACGCTGACGCATACCGCCTGAAAACTCGTGCGGATACATGGTAATACGCTTGCGGGCTTCTGGAATTTTCACCGCTTCAAGCATACGTACCGATTCTTCAAATGCTTCCGCTTTACCCATGCCTTTGTGAAGCATCAATACTTCCATCAGCTGATCACTCACCTTCATATAAGGGTTTAGTGACGTCATTGGGTCTTGGAAGATCATCGCGATCTGCTCTGCTCGAACTTTGTTAAGTTCTTTTTCAGGCAGGTTCAGGATCTCTTTGCCTTCAAACTTTGCGCTACCAGAAATGATACCGTTTTTAGCCAGTAGACCCATGATTGCGAATACGGTTTGAGATTTACCTGAACCTGACTCACCTACGATACCTAAGGTTTCACCCTGGTTAAGAGAAAAGTTCAAATCATTTACTGCGGTTACGATACCATCTTGAGTGGTAAACTCGACGCGCAGATCTTTGACATCTAATAAGCTCATCGTTGCTTCCTTAATCTATCTGTAATTATCTGTCTTTAGGATCCAGCGCATCGCGCAGACCGTCGCCAACGTAGTTGAAGCAGAACAGAGTCACAACCATGAACGCGGCTGGGAATGCCAGCTGCCAGATTGCTACTTCCATTGTCTGTGCACCTTCTTGTAGAAGTGCGCCCCAACTTGTCATTGGTTCCTGAACACCAAGACCAAGGAACGATAGGAATGATTCAGTCAGAATCATGCTAGGGATAAGCAGCGTTGAGTAAACTGCTACGATACCAAGTACGTTCGGTACGATATGGCGAGTAATGATCTTCCAGTTACTTACACCACAAACGTGTGCCGCTTCGATGAACTCTTTACTACGTAGGCTAAGCGTTTGACCACGTACGATACGTGCCATATCCAGCCATGCGATTGCACCGATCGCTACGAAGATAAGAATAATGTTACGGCCGAAGAAGGTTACTAGTACGATAACTAGGAACATAAACGGTACCGCGTATAGGATCTCAAGGATACGCATCATGATACGGTCAACTTTACCGCCAATGAAGCCAGATGCTGCGCCGTAAAGCGTACCAATCAAAACTGCTACGAATGCACCCATAACCCCTACCATTAGGGAGATTCGGCCACCAATCAGCGTACGAACGTACAAGTCGCGACCTAAGCTGTCAGTACCAAACCAGTGGTCAGCGTTAGGTGCAACGTGCATTGCGTACCAATCTGTATCATCAAATGCATAAGGTGCGATCATTGGCAGAACAATCACCGCCAACGTCATTAGAGCCAGGATAAATAAACTCACCATTGCTGCTTTGTTACGCATAAAGCGAATTCGAGCATCCTGCCAAAGACTGCGACCTTCAATCTCTAAGTTCTCAGAGAATTTTTCAATCGCTTCTAGGTTTTCTTTTTTCGTTAACATAACCAAACTTCCCTGTTAGTAGCGAATTTTCGGGTCAATCATTGCTAGTAGGATATCGACAATCGCGTTGAATAAGATAAATAGGAAACCAATCAGAATAGTTACACCCATTACTAGCGAGTAGTCACGGTTAAATGCAGCGTTAACGAAAAGCTTACCAATGCCTGGTAGACCAAAAATGGTTTCGATAACAACAGAACCGGTAATGATACCTACGAAAGCAGGACCCATGTAAGAAACGACAGGGAGAAGTGCTGGCTTAAGCGCGTGTTTAAGAATGATGTAACGGTAACTTAGACCTTTCGCGCGTGCGGTACGAATAAAGTTACTGTTTAATGTTTCAATCATCGAGCCACGAGTAATACGTGCGAATGTTGCAACGTAAAGCAATGACATACCAATTACTGGAAGTACGAGGTACTTCAAGCCGCCATCTTGCCAGCCACCCGCAGGGAAAAAATGCCAGTGAAGAGAGAATAGGTAGATCAGTGCCGGAGCCAATACGAATGATGGCATGACAACGCCTATCATCGCCGTTGACATAATCGTGTAATCGACCCAGGTATTCTGTTTTAAAGCGGCTATTGTGCCAACCGTCACCCCCATTATCAGGGTGAAAATGAAGGCAATGAAACCCACTTTTGCAGATACAGGTAACGCAACAGAAATCAATTCATTAACTGAGTAATCCAGATACTTAAATGACGGTCCGAAGTCACCTTGGATAACGTTAAACAAGTAAGTCGTGTATTGCTCGAATACAGGCTTATCTAGGCCATATTTAGCTTCGATGTTAGCCATAACTTCTGGTGGTAATGGACGCTCTGTCGAGAATGGATTTCCCGGAGCAAAACGCATGAGAAAGAAAGATACGGTGATCAAAACCAACATTGTTGGGATCGCCTCAAATATCCTTTTTGCGATGAATTTAAGCATAAACTCACTCTTTCAGTCTGTGACAGTGTAAATGAAAACCAAATGTCCAAATTTTGGACACAACATAGGCGCTGCATGCGATCTCTCACATGCAGTGCCTAATTTTTTATAATTCTATCTGATTAAGATTTACTCAGTAATGTATAGGTCTTTTGAGTAGATCTTTTCTTCTGCGTTGTTAGCTGGGAAGCCACCAACTTTAGGAGACAGTAGACGTGATTTCACGTACTGGTAGATAGGTGCAATTGGCATATCCTTCGCCATCAACTTCTCAGCTTCCAAGTATAGTGCTTGGCGCTGTTCATCTGATGTAGAAGCAAATGCTTTGTTCATGATCTCGTCGTACTCTTTGCTATCGTAGTGAATACCACCAGTGGTGTTGTTACTCATCATTAGCGTCAGGAATGATGAAGCTTCGTTGTAGTCACCACACCAACCTGCACGAGCCACTTCGAAGTCACCCGCATCTTTAGAAGATAGGTAAGTTTTCCACTCTTGGTTTTCTAGAGTGACGTCAAGACCCAGAGTCTTCTTCCACATTGAACCTAGAGCAACCGCAATTTTCTTGTGGTTCTCTGAAGTATTGTAAAGAAGATTAAATTTCAGTGGGTTATCTTTGCCGTAACCAGCTTCTTCTAGAAGACGTGCAGCTTCTGCATCACGTTCTGCCTGAGTCATCTTGCCGTAAGCTGGAGTTTCAGGGTTGAAGCCTGCTGTGATTTCAGGCGTTAGGAAGTAAGCTGGCTTTTGACCTTGAGCTAGGATCGCATCCGTTACGATGTTACGGTCAATTGCGTACGAGATCGCTTTACGAACACGAACATCATCAAACGGTTCTTTCTTAGTGTTGAAGATGTAGTAGTAGGTACATAGGTTACCCGTTACAGAAACTTCTTCTGGATGTTCTTTTTGCAGACGCTTGAAGTGCTCAGTTGGCAGTTCATTGGTAAAGTCGATTTCACCTGCTAGGAAACGGTTCATTTCCGCTACCTGGTTTTCGATAGGTAGGAAAGTAACTTTATCCAAAGTCGTGTGTTCGTTGTCCCAGTATTGCTCGTTACGCTTCAATACTAAACGTTCGTTTACAACCCAGTTATCAACAACATATGCGCCGTTACCTACAAAGTTCTCTGGTTTGGTCCACTGATCACCGAATTTTTCAACAGTCGCTTGGTGAACTGGCTTAACCGTTGTGTGGCCCATCATCATGACGAAGTACGGTACTGCAGTATCAAGCTCAACAACCAACGTCTGGTCGTCAACCGCTTTCACACCTAGCTCGCTTTTATCTTTTTTACCAGCAACGATGTCTTTCGCATTCTTCATCTTGGTGTATTCCATGTACCAAGCGTATGGAGAAGCGGTTGCAGGATCGACTGCACGCTGGAAGCTGTAGACGAAATCGCCGGCCGTAACAGGATCGCCGTTAGACCATTTTGCGTCTTTGCGTAGGTGGAAAGTGAATGTTTTGTTGTCTGCAGTTTCCCAAGATTCAGCAACACCAGGGATGGTATTACCATCTGCATCTTGGTTTACAAGGCCTTCAAGTAGATCGCGAATCACGTGAGATTCAGGAACACCTTGTGATTTGTGTGGGTCGATTGTCGCTACTTCTGTACCGTTACCACGCACTAATTCTTGAACCGCAGCAAGTTTTGGCTCCGAAGAATCAGATTTCGCTTCAGAGGCAGGGGCTGGTGCAGGAGCAGGAGCAGGCTGAGCTGCTTGCTTCTCTTCTGGCTTATCACCACCACAACCAGCAAGAGCTAGAGAAAGACCAGCGCCAATGAATAAAGCGCGCGTGATTTTATTCTTATACATGCGTAAAACTCCAAATTTTTTTGTTAGCATCCATGACCTCTTTGTAGGTTCACAAAAACGGGCTGTGATTTAGATCTTTTTAGCGCCAAAACTAAGCACCAAGAACCTAAAACCATACAAAGACTGCGGCACACATTAGCAATCATTGAAGTTATTTGCCATAAAAATGTAGCAAAAAGACCGATAATCCTGTATCTGTCGCACAAATCCAGCAAAAAAAAGCTGATTAAAAACATTTTGCTAGTCCAATGGCTAGCTCAATCTCTCCTCAACAGATTAAAGTTTCGATTAATCTAAATTTAAACCAATTAGCAGCATCATATACTAAGCATATGCACAAACTTAACACTTCTGACACAAAGAACTTAGCAAACGCTTGCTTATGTATTGTTTAGAGCGATCCGATATTGTGCAAATTTATGGAGTAATAGAGACGAATAGCTTGCGTTTTATGTGGGCAATAAATGTACAACCTTTATATATAAAAAGGTAAATATAAAAAAAGCTAAGCACCTGTAATGCTTAGCTTTTAACTTTCATTGTGCGAGAAATACTTTCTACTCTACTTTTGCCAACGCTGTGCAGCTTTGTGATCAGTGTCTCTTGATTCGATCCAGCGATTTTCAGTCGTTGTGCGTTCTTTTTTCCAAAATGGTGCTTTCGTTTTTAGATAATCCATAATGAATTCGCACGCTTCAAATGCCGCACCTCGATGAGCGCTAGAAACACCAACAAAAACAATTTGATCACCGATATCCAAATCACCAATACGGTGGATAACACGCACACCAAGTAATGGCCAACGATCTTCAGCTTGATTACAAATGTCGATAAGGCTCTTTTCTGTCATACCAGGATAATGTTCTAGATGCAGACCAACAACGTTATCGCCTAAGTTCATATCGCGCACTTTACCAATAAATGTCACGACGGCACCAGAAGACGTTCCTTCGGACAAACCTTGGTATTCTTGATCGACAGAAAAATCTTCAGCCTGTACAGAAACACGAGGATCCATCTTAACCTCCAGTCACTGGCGGGAAGAATGCCACTTCGTCTCCCGCTTTCACTTCAGTATCTAACGGCACAATAGACTGGTTAACTGCTGCAAGTAGCTTTCCGGGCTCGAGAGCTAAGTCCCACTTGCCGTCTTTTTCCGTGCCCTTTTCGACCAAATGAGCACGAACCGCTTCTACCGTTTCAAACTGCCCTTCTAAATCAACACTGTCGATTCCCACCAACTCACGTGTCTGAGCGAAGAAAAGTACTTTAATCATGATTCTGCCTTGAAGTGTCCTGACTTTCCGCCCGTCTTCTCAAGAAGACGAACCTGACCAATGACCATATCTTTTTGCACCGCTTTACACATGTCATAAATAGTCAACGCTGCAACAGAAGCCGCCGTTAACGCTTCCATCTCTACGCCTGTTTTACCTGCAAGTTTACAAACAGACTCGATACGAACCTTGCTCTCCGATTCAATCGCTTCTAACTGAACTTCAACTTTAGACAGTAAAAGCGGATGACAAAGCGGAATCAGATCCCAGGTTTTTTTCGCGGCTTGAATACCTGCTATACGTGCGGTAGCAAACACATCGCCTTTATGATGTTGGCCAGAGACAATCAACTCGAGTGTTTCTGGTGCCATGTGCACAAATGCTTCTGCTCTTGCTTCACGGACCGTTTCCGTTTTCGCTGAAACATCGACCATGTTAGCTTCGCCGGATGCATTAATGTGTGTAAATTGGGTCATTGCTTTTCCTTCACTTAGTAGAAAAGGTTATACAGATAGGTGTGGCATAAAGTTACAAGGGCGGTGACTTGCGTCCATCTGCTGCTTGATTATTTTCGTCCAACCAGTGCGGCATGCACCAGTAGACCCTGGCATAGCAAAGATGACGGTATGGTTAGCAAAACCAGCAATTGCACGTGACTGGATAGTCGATGTGCCAATCTCTTCATAAGAAACCATACGGAATAACTCGCCAAAGCCTTCCACTTCTTTATCAAAAAGCGGCTTAAGTGCTTCTGGAGTGCTGTCACGAGAAGTAAAACCTGTACCACCGGTGATCATGACCGCTTGTACGTTTTCGTCGGCAATCCATTGAGAAACAATCGCTCGAATCTTATACATATCATCAATGACGATTTGCTTATCAACGACATTGTGACCGGCTTCCTGGGCATGTTCTACAAGGTAGCGACCTGATGTATCATTTTCTTCAGTACGAGTGTCAGATACCGTTAGAACGGCAATATTTGCAGGTTGAAATTTGCTTTCAGCGTGACCCATTAGTTCACCTATTCTCTAAAGTTAGCTTGGATTCGTTATATCGATTCAGGAAATATCATCGAGAAAGCCCGCGAGCTTCCTCTATAAAAGTTGTGTGATGTTAGCCGCCAATGGACGCGAGATGAGGCGTCATCCCAGTGTTGCCATCATGCAAGAAGTGACTGACAGACTTAGTCTGCAGCTGAGCTTGAATACGCTCAATTAACTCATTCTCTTGTTCATCACCTTGCAGAAGGTCACGTAAGTCAATGCCATGCTCGCCAAACAAACATAGATGCAGCTTACCCATGGCAGAAACACGAAGCCGGTTACAGCTCTCACAAAAGTCCTTCTCATAAGGCATAATTAGCCCAATTTCACCCTTGTAATCCGGGTGAACAAATACCTGAGCAGGACCATCATTGTGAGAACGGACTTTCAGTAACCATCCATTAGCAATGAGCTGATTACGGATCGCGACACCAGAAACGTGGTGCTTATTAAACAAGTCATCCATTTCACCCGTCTGCATCAGTTCAATAAAACGCAATTGAATTGGTCTATCTTTGATCCAGTTGAGGAAGGCAGGTAGCTCGTGATGGTTGAGATCTTTCATCAACACCACGTTCACTTTCACTTGTTCATAGCCGACTTCAAACGCACGCTCGATACCATTCATCACTTCGGTGAACTTATTCTCACCTGTGATTTGATGGAACATGCGTGGGTCAAGGCTATCCACACTCACATTGATGTGCGTGAGGCCAGCTTCGCGCCAGTCTGCAACCTGTTTAGCCATGCGATAGCCATTTGTCGTTGTCGCGACTTTCTCAATACCAGGTGTCGTTGCGACAGCATGGATGATGTCAGTAAAGTCTTTACGTAAACTTGGCTCACCGCCAGTAATGCGGACTTTTGAAGTACCGCAATCTGCAAACGCGGTGACTACCCGCTTAATTTCAGGTAGCGATAAAAAAGACGAGTTTTTTTTGCCCGAAGGTTTATAACCATCAGGCAGGCAATAGGTACATTTGAAATTACAAACGTCAGTTACAGACAGACGTAAGTAATAGAATTTACGATGAAATTTGTCTTCGAATTGTTGCGCCACGGAACACCTTTCCAAACACGGGAGGCGTGGTCATTTCCAACCAAGCCCTTGTGGCAGTATGCCACTGGCTCAGAACACCTATCCTTAATCGAACTTAGTGTTGTGAGCTCGGAGTTATGGCAACCAGAGAAAGTAAAACTCTGATAGCTTTGCTGTGTAAAATACTGAATATTTATAAGGGAATCCAGACTTGAGCACTAAAAAATATCTCAAGTCACACAATTTACCGCTAAGTGAGTACCGTTAGAGCACTCATTACGTTAAATTGTAGCCGTTTTTACGAATTTTATTAGAAGAATGTAACGTATGAGTATCTATACGGATAACAAAGTAGTCGCAGTTGGCGGTGGCCATGGTTTAGGTAGAATGTTAGCAGCACTGAGCGATTTTCGTGGCAACGCGACGGGCATCGTCGCTACCACTGATAATGGTGGCTCCACTGGCCGAATTCGTCATTGTCAGGGTGGTATCGCTTGGGGTGATATGCGCAACTGCATCAACCAGTTGATCACTGAACCATCTATCAGTTCAATGATGTTCGAGTATCGCTTCAAGGGCAGTGGCGAACTTGACGGTCACAATTTAGGTAATTTAATGCTCACCGCTCTGGACAACCTTTCGGTCCGTCCATTGGATGCGATCAATCTTATTCGCAATATGCTTAAAGTCGATGTGAATATTCTACCTATGTCAGAGCACCCATCCGATCTGTCTGCCCTATCTATCGATGGCAAATGGGTCACCGGAGAAACCAATGTCGACCACATGGAGACTGACCTTCGCCGTTTAGACCTCTCTCCTGAAGTACCCGCAACAAAAGAAGCAGTGGCAGCATTATCAGAGGCTAATGCCATTGTTCTGGGGCCGGGAAGCTTTCTGACCAGCATCATGCCACCGCTGTTATTGCCAGAGCTAGGTAAAGCGATCGCTAACAATAAAAACGCCAAAGTCATTTTTGTCGCGAACTTGAGTCCGGAATATGGTCCTGCCGGCCGTATGAGCATGGAGCAAAAATTAGAATGGTGTGAGCGCGCATTGCAAGGCAGAAAAATCGATGTCGTTCTTGCTGAAAAAGCAGAACAAGAAGTGCTCGATAGATGGAATGTGGTCACCGAGTCACTGGCTTCAAGCAATCGCGACTGGCGTCATGACCGTAATAAACTCAAGAAAGCCATCGAAGATCAACTTGTTAGCCAGAGTTAATCTTATCCAGAAACAGTAAAGCCCTTCACTGAATGTGAGGGGCTTTACTTTTAAACTTTGCTGTCACTTCTTGTCGGTTATAGGCTCCAGGAGCGGTAAACCTCTTGTGTATCGCGCAGAACGTCGATCATGGTAGTGGCTTCTTCTCCTTCTACCGCCAACTCTCCCGCTTTCGCTTTCTTATCAATAGAGATTGCTAAGTCACACAAACGATCAGCACCAAAACTGGCAGCACTGCTTTTTAACGCATGGCTGATTTCTTTCAAATATACCAGTTGATCGGCGTCATCGAACTGAGACAAGTTTCTAATGTAAGTGTCTATTTCACCTAAAAAAATATCAAGCAACACTGGTACATTGTCGCTGCCAATCTCCATGGACAGATCGTCTATTTTCTTTTGGTTAAGTATAT
This window contains:
- the oppF gene encoding murein tripeptide/oligopeptide ABC transporter ATP binding protein OppF, which translates into the protein MSVDKSLLLDVKELKVHFSIAAKSAWPWSKPSNLKAVDGVNVRLYEGETLGVVGESGCGKSTFARAIIGLVEATDGEVVWLGQDLTKMKDVQRRETRKEIQMIFQDPLASLNPRMTVGDIIAEPLETFYPELSKQEIKDRVKEMMAKVGLLPNVINRYPHEFSGGQCQRIGIARALILKPKMIICDEPVSALDVSIQAQVVNLLKELQKELGLSLVFIAHDLSVVKHISDRVLVMYLGNAVELGEADALFADPKHPYTRALMSAVPIPDPNIERQKKIQMLEGDLPSPINPPSGCVFRTRCPQATEECAKTKPTIQGNDVHAVSCLHVQV
- a CDS encoding ABC transporter ATP-binding protein, translated to MSLLDVKDLRVEFTTQDGIVTAVNDLNFSLNQGETLGIVGESGSGKSQTVFAIMGLLAKNGIISGSAKFEGKEILNLPEKELNKVRAEQIAMIFQDPMTSLNPYMKVSDQLMEVLMLHKGMGKAEAFEESVRMLEAVKIPEARKRITMYPHEFSGGMRQRVMIAMALLCRPKLLIADEPTTALDVTVQAQIMDLLNELKDEFNTAIIMITHDLGVVAGSCDKVLVMYAGRTMEYGTVDEIFYNPSHPYAEGLLKAIPRLDTEGEILPTIPGNPPNLLRLPPGCPYQERCHRVMDRCKQEAPILTPFGDGRQRACFSQWEAWKK
- the oppC gene encoding oligopeptide ABC transporter permease OppC, translating into MLTKKENLEAIEKFSENLEIEGRSLWQDARIRFMRNKAAMVSLFILALMTLAVIVLPMIAPYAFDDTDWYAMHVAPNADHWFGTDSLGRDLYVRTLIGGRISLMVGVMGAFVAVLIGTLYGAASGFIGGKVDRIMMRILEILYAVPFMFLVIVLVTFFGRNIILIFVAIGAIAWLDMARIVRGQTLSLRSKEFIEAAHVCGVSNWKIITRHIVPNVLGIVAVYSTLLIPSMILTESFLSFLGLGVQEPMTSWGALLQEGAQTMEVAIWQLAFPAAFMVVTLFCFNYVGDGLRDALDPKDR
- a CDS encoding MgtC/SapB family protein gives rise to the protein MDINEFASGEHQIWNLLIALLLGSIIGIQRGWVKRNSVEGSRVAGIRTYSLVGLLGGLVAILASHYSPLLLGFALIALVILACIAFFVKQKNSGDVSITGLVSLLVTFVLGSLAVAGEAVLAASAAVITALVLDNKRELHEALQKLQEYELDAALRLLLISIVLLPLLPDKTYGPWKALNPYEIWWMVVLIASISFVGYFAIKIGGAKRGILFTSVFAGLSSSTALTLQFSHLSREQPAISPLLASGILISCGTMFPRLLFILSVINPPLVKMLWPIVLAMMVALYLPAWWIWRRCEMEKVEQSNKQTNPLALQSALFFGVVLAVIMLLSHALSDWFGDAGVLMLSAVSGITDVDAISLALGRQSVLHLSVTTAALGILIAASVNTIVKMGMVVALGERRLWHRVAPVMIGCVIIGGVMFLAIS
- the oppB gene encoding oligopeptide ABC transporter permease OppB, with the protein product MLKFIAKRIFEAIPTMLVLITVSFFLMRFAPGNPFSTERPLPPEVMANIEAKYGLDKPVFEQYTTYLFNVIQGDFGPSFKYLDYSVNELISVALPVSAKVGFIAFIFTLIMGVTVGTIAALKQNTWVDYTIMSTAMIGVVMPSFVLAPALIYLFSLHWHFFPAGGWQDGGLKYLVLPVIGMSLLYVATFARITRGSMIETLNSNFIRTARAKGLSYRYIILKHALKPALLPVVSYMGPAFVGIITGSVVIETIFGLPGIGKLFVNAAFNRDYSLVMGVTILIGFLFILFNAIVDILLAMIDPKIRY
- a CDS encoding glutathione S-transferase family protein, which produces MGKLVEGVWHDVWYDTKSSGGKFVREDAGFRNWIKNEPDAEFQPESGRYHLYVSLACPWAHRTLIFRKLKGLEQHIDVTVVCPDMLSQGWQMGLPEPLFGHTRMHQIYTQAKPDYSGRVTVPVLWDKKTNTIVSNESSEIIRMFNSAFNGLTGNEDDYYPEYLQASIDEWNDFIYPNVNNGVYRCGFATTQEAYEEAFDSLFSALDKIDTHLATHRYLTGNQITEADWRLFTTLVRFDAVYVGHFKCNKKRIADYTNIQGYLKELYQVDGVAETTDFYHIKRHYYFSHTGINPTQVVPKGPDLDLESPHGREPLSN